The genomic stretch GTGGTGCGCGGCTTCGGGCCGGTGATCGACCCGGCGGCGCTGGGCTACGCGGTGACCGCGTTCGCGACGCTGGAGATCCGGCAGGGCCGCGGGCAGCAGGTCCGCGAGCACCTGGCGGCGATCCCGGAGCTGTTGGAGATGCACACGATCACCGGCGCCGGCGACATGCTCTGCCGCATCGTCGCGCGGTCGAACGCGGACATGCAGCGGGTGATCGACAAGCTGGTCTCCTTCGAGGGGATCCAGCGGACCTCGACGGTGAT from Catenulispora sp. GP43 encodes the following:
- a CDS encoding Lrp/AsnC family transcriptional regulator, which encodes MPIDGLDARLLALLTEEPRIGILEASRRLGVARGTVQARLDRLQARGVVRGFGPVIDPAALGYAVTAFATLEIRQGRGQQVREHLAAIPELLEMHTITGAGDMLCRIVARSNADMQRVIDKLVSFEGIQRTSTVIAMANPVPYRVLPLTEACATERSEG